A segment of the Excalfactoria chinensis isolate bCotChi1 chromosome Z, bCotChi1.hap2, whole genome shotgun sequence genome:
cAAATGTCATTTTCAGGAAGGTTTGCATTTTACTTCTTGATGTGTAGTAGTTACAGATTGAGGAGGGAAAGAagtgggaaggggaagggaaggagaaagagaaggagaatgaaaagaggaagggaaaaggaagaagggacagggaatgagaaaggaaagggaatgagaaggggaagggaaaggggaagagaaatTACAAACACACATATAACAAGGACTTCCATTGACAATGACTAGatatttgttctgtgtttttccaCTGGGCAAAAGCCACaaagattttctgaaataatcAGATAAACTAATTAAATATGAATTATTAAACATAAATGAATCATGTGACATCCCTTACAGTGTGAAAAATTAACATGTTGTTACTGTTACCACTTTGAAAGATCTCTTCCACACACACAATTATTTTCTGGACAGTTTGCTTCAGACTTGTCTCTGGGGTATTCATTCATCAAGAAAATGCCTCTCTGTTACTGTAAGACATCAAACATCTACCCAGAGAGCTTCTAGGAGTGCTCTCTTTTTAGAAGCTGAAACGTCTAGGACCCATCCTCAGCCTGGCAGATGATGACAGATGATACACGATAGACCAACATGTACTGCAGCTGTAGGTAGCCTAGCAAAGGGGGCCTGTTTGGCATACAGGTATTCCTCgggtttttcattttattatcaGCGATGCTCAGACGATGCCTTGTTCAGGATGTATAATTATCATTCCCAttattgttttctcttccttttgtgtCTTggtaaaaatacttttttctctaCCCATGAgttctattttgttgttttccccccCCAGTTCTCTCTCTTGTCCCACTGGGATAACAGCTGTGTGGTACTTAAATGCCTGCTGTTTAAATCACAACAGTAGGAAAGGTTCTCCAGCCCTTTGTCCTTATTATTACGGTTTTCTTTTTAGCAACCTGCTTAGGCACCAAATGGGATAAAATCATATAAAAAAGCTCAGGATACACTGGCAGCATACCTTGAGGCAGTGATGTTCCCTGAAATCAGATCCTTGCAGTCTTATGTTGTATATGGCCAACTGTGAGTACATATTCTCCAGGAAAGCAACCCCTTACTGAAATGCATAACAGCAGACCTTGCTGCCTAAGGAGCTTTTGTACTCAAAGTTATGGTGTCACCTCATTAATGGTAATAAAATCTCTGTGCACTGCAGATACTGGAGATCTGCAACACATTTTCAGTAGCAGCACAAAATGACTCTCTTCAGGATTTAGATACCAAGCTGTAGTtctctgtgctgtcagtgcCCTCATCACCATGTTTGCATGCACAATCAACTATCATCTGGCACAGGCGATCCATACCTGCCAAGCCAAGTTGCGAGGCTTTCTCCATTGTCTCCCATGACATTCTTATCAATAAGCTGAGGAAGCATTGGATAGATGAGTAGACAGGGAGATGGACAGAGAACTGGCTAAGCAGCAGAGCTTGGTGTGTTGTGATTAGTATCATAGAATCTAGCTGAAGGCCCGTATCTAGCAGTGTTCTCCAGGGGTCAGTAATGGGTCTGGGTTGTTCAAtgtcttcatcaatgacctggaTGAAATAATAGAATGCACCTTCAGTAAGTTTTCTAACGATGCAAAGCTGACACACcaggaggctgtgctgccattcagcaagtCCTGGGTAGGCTGGAGTGGGGACAAGTGGAAATTTACGAGGTTCAGCAAGGGCAAGTGTAGAGCAATACACCTGGAGAGGAATAATCACATGCAACAGTGCAAGTTAGGGAATATCCTGCTGGAAGGGTGCTCTGGGGATTTAGGAGGCCTGCTGGACAACAGGAtggccatgagtcagcagtgtgcccttatGGCCAAGGCGGCCAGAGGTGTCCTGGGATGCATTAAGAGAATGCCAGCAAagtgagggaggtgattttccCCATCCACTCTGCCCTGGGGAGACAACACATGGAATATCATGCCCAGTTCTGACAGGGAACTTCCAGAGGGTCCAGCAGATGGTTAGAAGGCAGCAACACCACCCCtgtgagaaaaggctgagagagcagaAGAGTGAAGGGGGAGATCTtatcagtgcttataaataCCAAATGGGTGGGAGCCAAGAGGATGGGCCaaggctcttctcagtgatgcCTAGAGATAGagcaaggggcaatgggcacaaactgaaacattttaagtTCCATCTCAAATGAGGAAAACCTTAGTGACGTGGAAGGcaacagaacactggaacaggtggCCCAGAGGacttgtggagtctccttctcttgAGATATTCAAAgcccacctggatgctttcctatgGAACCCACTgcaggaaacctgctttagcaggaacTTGGATtagatctccagaggtcccttccagcctctatggttctgtggttctgtgactgTTCCTGAagcactgtgctctgtgggAAGGATCCATGCAGGAGAAGAGACACAAAGTGAGGAAGAAGCAACAACAGAGACAAAAATCATTACAGACTGACTGCAACCACCCTCCACCACCAcctgtgctgctcaggaagaagcagaagcatCAAGAATGaagctgtgcctgggaagagAGTAAGGGGAGAAAGtgaatttacttttttgtttcacACCTTCCTACTTTAACTTTATTTGAAAGTGAATTAAATATATCCTGAGCTGAGTTTGGTCATGATAGTAATCACAAGTGATTTCCTTGTGTCCATCTCCACCTAGGAGCTTTCCCATCCTATTTTCTCCCTGTCCTGGCAAGGGTGGGCTGCAGGAGTGGATGTATGGACATCTGGAAGCCAGCCTTGACCATATCTACCACACAAGAAGGTAGCTTCTGGTGTTGGCTCAGAGAAGGTGTGCTGTGCCCAGATCCAGGGGGGCCCCATGCCTTGTACACACAAACAGCATGACATCCAGGGGGCAAGCCTGGGACCAGCTGAAAGCAGTGAGCTCAGGAGGAGCTGCCTGTGTTGCACAGTAACAGGATGTGAGGTAGTAGACACAGAAATATGAGAAACATGAGAAggacacacagagaaaaaaaagaaatcgcATGGGAGTTGTCTGAGATTAGAAGAGGtagcacagagaagctgttgaACACTAAAAATTAGACAGATCCTGAAGAACCCGATCAAAAGTGTTCCTGCTTTCAACAGGAGGTGGAACTTGACGATCTTCCAGCCTGGAGTACCCCTCTCAGCACAAATGgatttacattcatttttttttttaaaacaaaaagtcttATTGCTTTATTAAGATATTTACATAACTCATGTTACTGGAAGTGCTGCTCAGTATGTACGTAGAAACAGCTTACTGCTTTTCCACAGAGATCACCTCAAACCACACAGATCAAAACGATGGTACAGTTTAGGCTGAATCACTTTTTATGAACTAAGCAACTTTCCTCTGTAACAAGAGCAATCCCCATAAAGTGTATTCACTGTCTTTtggtttatgttttttttttgttgttgtaaaaCACAGCTTTGAAGTACTCCGTGGATGTATTTTACATACAAGATGGATTTACAAAATTCTAACTTCCAAAGGGATCCTAAATATCACCAAGCTCCTATGCACCTATACTTACTTGACATAAAAGTGCATAAACATTCAATGGGTTTAAACATCTCAGACACtttttaacacacacacacacacacacacacacacacacacacacacacacacacacacacagaaaaacacctGGTGCTTTGTtcttacaggagaaaaaaaaattagaatcaAATTCACAATTTTAAGGATTGTTCAGCATAAAATACGCTACATGTTTTTTTCAAGGGACTCAAACCAACACGATTTGTTGACAAGTCTCTTTGGCAGCCTTAGTATCAGTGGTGGTCTCTCTGGATGCCCTAGTAAGGAAGTCCTGGGGGAAGACAGTTGACTGGAAGGCGCTGCTTGTGCTTCTTGACTGTGACTAACTACAGTTTCCGCGTTACCACTTGCTGTATCAGCTAAGTCAAGACTTAGATGACCTCTTTCTGTTGCTTCCacaagctcagctccagcaTTTCTAATGTCACCATCTAAGTCCCTTCCTCTGTCAGGAATGCTAAATTCTTTCACTACTCCTCTAGTTTCCTTACTCACTCGGTAAACATCTTCACATCCTGTAATCCCcaggaaagaagatggagacTCACATTCCCTCTCATTCAAGTGAGTTGTGCCAGTCCAAGTAACACTGCTATCACATTCAGTACTTTCTGGCTCCTTGCTACTATCACTATCAATTGTAATAACCACTGGAGAAGAATGTGGTGAGTTATTCATGTGGTGCTTTCGATGTTTCTTcctatgttttttctttttctttttagcatgTTTCATTGTGTCTGTCACTTTGCCTTCATAGACAATCTCCACACTTGGActtctcatctttttcttctttttcttatgttttgtCTCACTACTTGCTCGATTGTCTGAAAGGCTGTCTTCATTTTTGCAGCAGCCATGGAACTTTGAGAAAGCTTTCTTGGGgtccctttctctctccagactaGTGTTCTCCTTCACTGCATTCTCCAAATGTCGAGTTTTGTACTTTCTCTTTCCACCAGGCTTTTCACTTTTCAATCTGTCTGTTCCTCCAGAAGGGGTCCTTGACTTGGTGCTTGATCGACTCCTTGATCTGCATCGTTCATAATAGTAGTAATGTCTCTCGTGCAATCCCCTCTGGCTACGTGGATCTGTTCTTTCAGTAAAAGACTGTATCCTGAATTCTGGACTAGCAGACTGCCTTGAATAGTGAGCCTTAGACTGAGTCCTCTTCCTGCAGGAGGAGCCATCCCCAACAGTCTTCCGACTATAAAAAGCATAACCCCACTGGTATCTACTTTGGTAATTGTCTCTTCTGTAGTAATAATCACTGTCTCTGCTCCTTGACCTCCTTTTGCCATGGCCTTTGCTACGTGATCGTGATCTGCTTACCTCTCTGGATGTAGTGCTCTCACGACTAAGGGAGCCCCTCTGGCTTTTTAGGGAGAGGCTCGCGTCACAAGTTCTTGACCTCCTCCTGCTTCTCTTGCTCCTATGTTCACTACCATCTCTGCTTCTTGATCGTCTCTTTTTAGACTGGCATTTACTAGCATGCTCCCTCCTAGACCGATGGCCATGACTGTCACGACTGCTCTGTGAATAAGTCTGAGGACTCCTGGTCTTTCTCTTTCTGGACAGTCGGTGGCTGTATGGAGAACAAACAGTGTCTGTTTCTGGAGACAGGCTCCTGACTGAGTCCAGTGGAGACAGATCTTTTACTTTACCTTTATTCTTACTATAAGGAGAGCAAATGGTATCTGTCTCTGGAGACAGGCTCCTGATTGAGCCCAGAGGAGATAAattttttactttacttttattctttctataGGGAGAAGAAATGGTGTCTGTCTCTGGAAATGGGCTCCAGACTGAGTTGTGTGGAGAAAGATCTTTTACTTTATCTTTgttcttctcatctgcttttGACTCTGTCTTCTCAACTGCAGAGGATAAGGAACTCCTACAACTACTCACATTTTCCTTGTACAGAGGGGAGCGAGGTGATGAAGCCCTGCTTGGTTCACTGTCACTCCAGCTGCGACCCTGGACTGACTGCTCTTTCTTCACATCTtccctcttctcctccctgATGGACTCCTCAGAGTCTGAGGACAGCTCAACCAGTTCTGGTGTCCTCTCAGCTAATGGTTTAACATACCCAACAATAACACAGTTGTCTGATGAAGAGTCACTCTCATTGGAGTCAACACCAGCCTGTAACTGAGGATGCAGTGTGGTTCTTTTCCTAGCAGAATCCTCATCAGAACTTTCTGACATTTCCAGAGGAGAAGTTACAGTGGCACGAACCTCTTCTGAAATGGAATACGAAGGCCCTGGAGTTTCATCATCCCAAGGGGCCTGACCAACCCCAGACATGGATGAACTGTGTTCTGGCCCTTGAGGATCTGCCTCATCTGGAGAGATTGTAATAATTGATGAGTCTGAGCGGCTTCCTTCATCATACGATGGCGCAGGACAGTCATAATTGGCATGCTGATCATATGCCTCTAAGTTAAAAGGACATCGGGCAAAACTGATGAATTCATGTAGGAAGTGTTCAGTCCGATTCAgtaaaaatggctttaaatcaTCAGCAAAAGCCTGGCTTTCCAGATCATACCTGGTCACGTTACTCATGATGATATGCTGTACAATATTAACTAAAGAACCATGGGCACCAAACAAGACTGTAAGCTCTCGCTTCAGCCAGGGAACCAACCTGTGTAGGCAGGCAGGGTTGTGGCGGAAAAACTCTGCGGAAATGTCTCGATAGCGGCCACCATCCTGAACGCTACGAACACGCACGCCAGTGCGGTACAGGGCTCTGCGGAAGTTTATCATGTCCTCCTCCTGGATCTGCCGCAGAGATCTGCCCTCTGCACTAGCCTGCCTACGTGAGGCCAGCCTCCTTATCATCTGCTGaatctctccatctctctgccGCAGTGGTTGGCTTGACAACCCTTCAAACAAAATCCCATTATCCGGAGGGGACAGCGTCCTTCGAGAAGAGGAACTGCCTCTGTGGTAAGAGGAGGTGCGGCGTTCCCTTGTTAAGGTGGTACGGTAACGAAATCTCCGTCCGTCAGGGCTGGCAAAAGAACCATTTTCTGAAGGTCTGAGTATGTATTCTTTAAAATCATCTTCAGCACGAACTGtatggaaaatagaaaagaaaggctGTTTGCAGAGTGGgcattctgctttgttttttgacCACTCCTGAACACAACGGAAGCAGAATCTGTGCAAGCAACGATCTAGATAGGCAACGTTGTCAAATCTGTCCAAGCAAATGGGGCACTTAGAGTCAGGAGAGGCATCTGTTGGCATGGTCTGGTGCAGTTTGCTGTTGCTAGCTTTTGGCAAAAAGCTGCTGTCTTCTGAGAACTCCTTGGCTGCATTAGTTGTGTTCTACAAAAGGAAGAGACAAAAAGATCACTACTCTTCTTGAGAGAAAGAAGCGTTTAAGTCTATACACAGAAACATGCAATGGTCAGCTATAGGGTTGAAAATGCCAGCATTAGTTCTGAGAGAACACCAAACAGAGAAACAGTACAACTTAACTGCTTTGCTTGCTTCTCTTTACTTTAAAATCAGGCTTTCCAGTGCTGCAGTATTTAAATGGAGCCTGTAAATGCTGGTGGATGTAACACTAACAAACAGTAAGTCTGTCTTCCCCCTACTCACCACTTTGGCACAATCAGTAAGATTAGGATTCACACAGAATCCTCCAAAGCACACTTCCAAAAGAAACCAGCACTTAGAtatgaaaaaagggagaaattaGTTATCTTTTGAAAAAATAGGTTGTGTTTGCATTTAGCTGGTCCAGCAGCGCTGAGCGCACCTTGTACAGCTTGCTGGACCAGAAGACTGGTCCAGGAACATGCTGAAGTGTTCTTGCTTGGATGATATTGCAGCCAGGTGTCACCC
Coding sequences within it:
- the LOC140264002 gene encoding E3 ubiquitin-protein ligase Topors-like, translating into MSEAPRGVAKAARRRRHPAGEERRDGPGNVCGRSRHGLKTPSGRTRARSEGSAENTTNAAKEFSEDSSFLPKASNSKLHQTMPTDASPDSKCPICLDRFDNVAYLDRCLHRFCFRCVQEWSKNKAECPLCKQPFFSIFHTVRAEDDFKEYILRPSENGSFASPDGRRFRYRTTLTRERRTSSYHRGSSSSRRTLSPPDNGILFEGLSSQPLRQRDGEIQQMIRRLASRRQASAEGRSLRQIQEEDMINFRRALYRTGVRVRSVQDGGRYRDISAEFFRHNPACLHRLVPWLKRELTVLFGAHGSLVNIVQHIIMSNVTRYDLESQAFADDLKPFLLNRTEHFLHEFISFARCPFNLEAYDQHANYDCPAPSYDEGSRSDSSIITISPDEADPQGPEHSSSMSGVGQAPWDDETPGPSYSISEEVRATVTSPLEMSESSDEDSARKRTTLHPQLQAGVDSNESDSSSDNCVIVGYVKPLAERTPELVELSSDSEESIREEKREDVKKEQSVQGRSWSDSEPSRASSPRSPLYKENVSSCRSSLSSAVEKTESKADEKNKDKVKDLSPHNSVWSPFPETDTISSPYRKNKSKVKNLSPLGSIRSLSPETDTICSPYSKNKGKVKDLSPLDSVRSLSPETDTVCSPYSHRLSRKRKTRSPQTYSQSSRDSHGHRSRREHASKCQSKKRRSRSRDGSEHRSKRSRRRSRTCDASLSLKSQRGSLSRESTTSREVSRSRSRSKGHGKRRSRSRDSDYYYRRDNYQSRYQWGYAFYSRKTVGDGSSCRKRTQSKAHYSRQSASPEFRIQSFTERTDPRSQRGLHERHYYYYERCRSRSRSSTKSRTPSGGTDRLKSEKPGGKRKYKTRHLENAVKENTSLERERDPKKAFSKFHGCCKNEDSLSDNRASSETKHKKKKKKMRSPSVEIVYEGKVTDTMKHAKKKKKKHRKKHRKHHMNNSPHSSPVVITIDSDSSKEPESTECDSSVTWTGTTHLNERECESPSSFLGITGCEDVYRVSKETRGVVKEFSIPDRGRDLDGDIRNAGAELVEATERGHLSLDLADTASGNAETVVSHSQEAQAAPSSQLSSPRTSLLGHPERPPLILRLPKRLVNKSCWFESLEKNM